The genomic region ACTTTAGCTGGGTATATCAGCATTAAAACGGATGAAGATATTGATTTAGAGAAAGTAGCATCGTTAATGGAACAAATAGGTGAAGATATTCATACTTCACAAAATAGAGTAAGATATAGTAAAAATGGATTTGTGATAGCTGTAGGTAGTTATATTTTACCGTTATCAGATTCAGCTTTAGAAGTGGGGCGTAAAATTGGCAAAGTGTCTGTTAATATGGGCAAGACAAGTTGTAAAGTACCCTTAGCTGAAGAATATATTACAAAGGTCCGTACTATGGATCGAGTAGGAAAAAAGAAGAAATCAACAAGATGTTAGTCTAACATCAAAGAATAATATCAATGACATATCAAGAGACTTTAGATTTTTTATTTGCACAACTTCCAATGTTTCAAAGGGAAGGAAAAAGTGCGTTTAAAAAGGATTTAACAAATACTATTGCATTATGTAAGGCATTAGGTCATCCTGAAAAGAAATTTAAATCCATCCATGTTGCAGGAACTAATGGTAAAGGTAGTTCATCTCATTTAACAGCATCTATCTTACAGGAAAGTGGGTTAAAAGTAGGGTTGTATACCTCTCCGCATTTAAAAAGTTTCACTGAAAGAATAAGAATAAACGGTTTAAATATCTCTGAGCAAAAAGTGATTGATTTTGTCGAGGAGATAAAACCTATCATTGAAGAAGTTCAACCTTCATTTTTTGAATTAACAGTAGCGATGGCTTTTGATCATTTTGCAAAAGAAAACGTAGACGTTGCTGTTATAGAAGTAGGATTGGGTGGTCGACTGGACTCTACCAATGTAATTTCTCCAGAAGCTTGTCTGATTACCAATATTGGTCTTGATCATATGGATATGTTAGGGACCACTTTAAGACAGATCAGTAAAGAAAAGGCAGGGATTATTAAATCAGAGACTCCCGTAGTTATCAGTCAAAAACAAGTAGAAACCTCTCCAATATTTTTAGAAGTAGCTCAAGAAAAAAATGCACCATTAATTTTTGCAGAAAATCATTTTTCATGGGATGTAAACAACCTTCTGAAAGATGGTAAAGAATATCTTCATGATGTAGAAATTGGAGTGAAAGGTAATTATCAACGCCATAATGTAATTGGTGTAATTGCATTAATGAAGGTTTTAAATGACCATCAGTTATTCAAGGTTACTTCTGATCAGATCTCGCTAGGGTTAAAAAAAGTAGTTGAGAATACAGGTTTAAAAGGTAGATGGCAAATACTACAACAGTCCCCTAAAGTCATTACAGATGTTGGGCACAATGAAGATGGATGGAAATTCGTTTTAGGACAAATTGCAGAAGAAACTTTTGAAAAACTACATATCGTTCTTGGTGTCGTAAAAGAGAAAGATCTGCCCAATATGCTATCCAAACTACCTTCAAATGCATATTACTATTACTGTAAACCCAATGTACCAAGGGGATTGGAAGCCAAAATTCTAGAAGAAGAGGCTAAGAAACTAGGTTTGGAGGGAATTCGCGTAGACGATGTTAACCAAGCCATTGTAAAAGCAAAAGATCAGGCGAATGCTAATGATTTGATTTTCATAGGTGGTAGCACTTTTGTAGTGGCAGAAGTTAATGAATTGTAATTAAATCAGTTCGTTAAACATCTTTTAACGTATAAATGTATGCGAAAAGGATTCTAAGTAATAGATTTGCCTCGCAATTTAATAATAGTTGACTTGTAATTAGTTGATTATTATATGTTTAACCAACTTTTAATTATATGATTTGTAGAAATTTATTCTACATTTTGACTTTAGTTTCTACCTTATTTCTTTACTCATGTGATAAAAAAGCGATTGATGCTACTAAACACGATCTTGTGTTTGAAAAAATAATCATGAGCGAACCAGTACAGGTAGAAAGTGGTGAGATGATTCAGTTTATGGATTCAATGATCTTAAAATTGGACATCACAGGAAAAGAAGTTAAAGGAACGTTTGACTGGGTTGTATCTGAAACAGACCGAAAAGAGGGGACATTAGTAGGAACAATTGAAAATGATTTGATAAAAGCAATATATTCTTATTCAGATCATGGTCTAACAGTAAAAGAAGAGAAATATATCAAAATCGAAGATGAATACGCTTATTTTAGAATAGGTGGGAAAATGAGATTAAAGGATGGTGTGTACATCTACACAAGTGATAATGATCTCAACTATGATTTTGGTTCAAAAATTCCAAGAAAATATTAAATGATAATATGAAGACAAAAAAGAGGAACAGTATTTTGTTCCTCTTTTTTGTCTTCAGAAAACATTTGTACATTTGCGAGTAATCTAAATTATTATACCATGGATGAAAATATGATCGCAATGCAGTTTGCGAACGCAATAAATACTGCAGAAAGCGAAGCACAAATTGTTCAGATGATGCAAGGTGCTTTTACTATGTTACAAACAATGAATTTACCAGAAGAAAATATCAAAGATATAGCTGGTAAAGTTTCAACATTTTTAGAGACACTAGAAGTAGAGGCAGGTTCACAACCTGAAAAAAATAAAGCTCAGGCTGTAAAAACTCTTGCGGAACTTATTGGCTAGAACCGCAATTCAGAATATTATTAAGGGTATAGGGTAATTCAATTATCTTATACCCTTATTTTTTTGATCTATGGTAAGAAAGTGCTTGTTTAAACTCAAATTATTATTTTCTTAACGAAACGAGGGTCAATTTATCATTTTTTAAGTTGTCATCTACGTATTATTAATTGTCATCTTAATAAGAATAATTAAAAGGTTATCGATATGAAAAACAACATCACCCATCGTCAAATCATATTATTCATTGCAATGATATTAAGTTTCTCTTTTGCTTCGAATGCTTATACTTTTCAGGAGGATACAACACTTACCAAGAAAGAATTAAAGGCATTAAAAAAAGAACAAAAGAAAAAAGCGAAAGAGCAGAAAAAAGCAGAGCGTCAAGCTTTGGAAGAAATAGCACATAATGCAGCGGTTGTGGCCATAGATAGTCAGTCGTTTGTATTAGAAGCCAATCAATTATATGATAGAAGAGGACGAACAGTAAACGTACAATCCAATATTAACTTCCTAAAAGTAGAAGGAGATGTTGGAGTTTTACAAATTGGATCAGCTTACTTAATTGGTTGGAATGGTGTAGGAGGTATAACAGTTGATGGTCGAATTTCAGACTGGAAAGTAGAAAAGGATGAAAAGACCGGTAGAACGAAAGTTTCCTTCAACATTATGGGAACAACACTAACAGCAAGAGTTATTTATGATCTAGATGGATCTGGCAACTTTTGTAATGCAACAATAAATGGTGTCTTCAGTGCGGGACAGCTTAAAATGCGTGGCGTGTTAGTACCAAATAATCAGAGTAGAACATACGAAGGTATGATAAGATATTAATCCTACTTGGTAGGATACCCAGAACAAACTCACTTATGTATAATGTTTACGTCCTATTTCCGTTTGGAAGTAGGACGTTTTGTATATAAAGATTTTAATTTCTTTCTTTTTCTATAAGCATATTCATAAACTCCACTGATAATAATAAATATAAAGAACAAGCTAACTATTGGTATAAATAAGATTCCCACTTTACCCAAGATGAAACTAAATAAACGTCCATTGTGCAGTTCAAACATATAGTTCCATAAAGGCATCTTGTATCCGTCGAGTAGTTCTTTTGGCATTGGAAAGAAGCTATCTTCATTTGGTGTATTTAATGTCAATAAACCCTGTTGGAAAGTTGAAATATATTGTATTCCGTTAGGAGATGTAAAGGCAGACATCACCATAAAGTCACTAGGCCTTTTCATAGTTTGATAATGAGGAGTCTTGTTACCATACAATAGGTCATAAGAATAGTTGTCTCCTTCTTTATAGTCGAAAAGACCATAAAAAGAACCAATTAAATAATGATGGTTGGGTAGGCTTTCAAAAACAGTAGCTCCCATCACGAAAATATTTACAGCCCACTCTGTTTTTACAAATGGTTTTTCTAAAGACCTCTTACCTTTATAAATTCCCTCAGTTGTATCGAGAATAAATTCATCATTTTCTGCATTGTAAGTAGCATTTCTAATACTATGGTACCAGGGATTTTCTAAAAGATAATTTGGTACTAGACTCACCGGCACTTTTCCATCAACTAGAGCTACCAATGCTGGTGGTCTCATGAAAAAACCAGTACCACCTATTACTAGCAAAAATAAACTTGTATAGACACCAATAACCGTATGGTTTTTAATCATCCATCCCATTCGTTGGTTAACCTTCTTCTTCGCTGTTTTATCGGTAGGCTTTCTTTTCTTTCTGAAAGTAATATATAGAGCACTTATACTTAAAAAAATCAGTATTGCTGATAGGATATCATAAAATACTCTCCCTCCAAAACCCCATAACCAACCGCTATGAAGAGCAAAAGTATATTGAATCAGATCCATAGTCTCCCTTTTATCTTTTAGGAGATGTTTTGGAGATAAACTTTTAGAAGAAGCCAATAAAGTTGTATATAGATGGGATTGTGAAAAGGCATACAATGTATCTTCCACAACGATGAGTTTTACAAATTGTTGAAGTGTTGATTCAGGAGTCTTGATCTCAGTCCATAAATTATTAGAAAGGTCTAATTTATAAACTCCCTCAAAAGTAGCAGCATATAAGATGTTGTGTTTTTTATCGAATAATAGATCATTTGTTTTTAGGTAGTAAGGAGCTGTTGTAAAACCATTATTCATTGCAGAATGAAAGGTTTTACCTCCATCTTTACTTTCCCATATACCAAACTTTCCACCTAAAAAGATATGGTTTTCATTGACGAAAATAGCATCATTAATTCCACCTCTATTCCAATTTTTTAGGACATAATCCTCTGGTAACCAATTGGTGGGAACTCCATAATTTGCAATCCAATTACTATGATTCAAAAGAATTCCAGAAATACTCATCCAGATGAGAATAATGGATATCCCAATACCAATGTATTTGTGCCATTTTTTGAAAAATGAATAGAGTTTTTTCATGAGATACTTCTTTCAGAATAAGCATAAAAGCCAAACTCATAGAAGCCTGGCTTTAAAGCTTAACTGTTCTACTATTTTATCTAAATAAAACACTAGACGATTGCGAAAAAAATATGTAATAGAGTGGAAACTCTGATAGAAAACGAAACAAATAAAAATATCTTAACCTGGTAGAAAGTAAGGAGATATTTATTTTTCACATTGTCTAATGCTGTATGTTTTGTGAACATTCAAATATAGATAGGATCTTTAAAAGATAAAAAGGTCTTTTATTCTTTTTCTTTAATAAATTTTAAGTGAGAAGGCTAAATATGATAAATATGGTGTAAATTAAGTGCTATAAATAAGAGAGCGTTTTTCAATTATGATGTTATCAAAAGCGTGTACATACGGTATTAGAGCGTTGATACTTGTGACACAGAAAAGTAATATTGGGAATAAGATAGGAGGTAAAGATGTCGCAAAACTGACAGATATGCCTGAGCAATTTGTTTTAAAAATACTTCAACAGTTAAGTAAAAAAGAGTTGATTGAATCTGTAAAAGGACCAAGAGGCGGTTTTTACATGAAAGAAGAGCAGCAAGAAGTTACTTTATATCAGGTAGTAAACGCCATTGATGGAGATCAGCTAATGACATCTTGTGGATTAGGTTTTGAGGAATGCTCTGATCTAAAACCATGTCCATTGCACTCAAAATATAAATCTATTAAAACTGAGTTAGTGAAGATGTTACATAACACTACGATCAAGGAAATGAGTGATGATGTTTTAGAGGGTAACTCTTTTCTAAAAAATATAATTAAAGACTAGATATTTAAGCCAACATCATCTTTAGTTTTAAAACCAAAGAAAGCTTTAACTTCTTTTTTTACTAAGTTCTTCTGATAGAAGAAGTAATCTTTTGCTGCCACATATAAGATTTTATCCTTTTTAAATTGAGACCTTAATAAAAAAGCAAAACCAATATAAGGTATGGAAGCCCAATAAGCTTCAAATACAGTAATCTGGTCTTTAAGTCTGTACTTAATAAATAGTGCTTTTAAGGTAGCATTGCCTACAAGAAAAAGTAATGGAGATATAGTTACCCAACTAAACTCTCCCTTAAAAAAAGAATACCCTAAAGCTCCTGGAAAAAGTAAGTTGTCGATCCAAACCGCTACAAAACTCCAAACAACAAGAACATATCCAACTCTGAGAATTTTGGATACTCCTTTTCCAAGACTACACTGGATGAGGTAGTCCATTTCTTCATTGGTATATTTTTTATTTCCTTGAACGAAACGGCAAAAATTATCTCTTGCACACTCGCAGGATTCATCAAAATCTTTCATAGGCTGATTGAATGGGAATTACTAAAATAACTCTTTATCATTTTCTATCCAACCTTTTTGCTCTCTGACCCAATCCATAAGGTTTTGATGGATGTAAGATCTAGATAAAATTGATGGAGAACCAAAGAAGAACATTTGTTGTTTTGCCCTAGTTATTGCAACATTTAGCTTACGATCTACACTACCATCCTCAGTCATTGATAGCATACTTTGCATCTGAAAAGGGGTGTTTGCACAAAAAGAAATGAGAATTACCTCTCTTTGACTTCCTTGGTATCGTTCTACAGTGTCAATACTTAAGGTGTTGGCCTCTTTCATACCTTCTTCTTCTAAAGCTTGTCGAATGGCAGCAATTTGGTTCCTGTAAGGGGCAATAATTCCCAAAGTTTTATCAATATCAAAGTACCCTTTTTGCTCTAAATATCTCTTTTTAGTTGCTGCAGCTACTTTTGCAATTTTTCTTGCTTCTTCCATATTGATCTTGTCTGAAGTTTCAGATCCTAATTGAGCAGTAGGGAAAAATAATAACCTGTTTTCGCAAAGAAGTTTTTCTAACGGAGTATATTTTTCTTTGAGTTCCCAAACCATTTCATCACTTTGCCAAGGAAGAGGAACGGTAGTTAAATTGCCTTGGTAGAAGTGTTCGTTCGCAAAGTTACCTAATACTTGATGCATCCTTCCTTGATTTCTTAAACGGTCATAAGCCCAATCCCATTTATTTTCTTGGCATAAGGAATAGATACGCTCAAAATAAGCGGTTCTTCTATCTCGAAGGTGAATATCTTTCAGTTTGTCATATTTAATTTCTGATAAAGAAGGATCTTGTTGAGTGATGGCAGGAAGCTGTTTCTGATCTCCAATAAGAACAAATCGATTCACTTTAGTCAATAATTCCATTAGTTGCGGCTCAAGTATTTGAGAGGCTTCATCAATTACTGCCATATCAAATTGCTTTAATGAAAATAGGGAGGAACGACCGGCAATAGATGCTAGTGTTGTGACAAAAATTCTATGTTGATCAATACCCTTTTTTAAGCTGTTTCTATTGTTCGATTCCTCTGCCATTTTATTCAATAGAGAGTTTCTCCATTGAGGTGAGCAGCTGTGCTCAGATCCAATTCTTAAGAATTTTCTGCCGTCTTCTAAAGGAGTTTCAATGGCTTCATCTAAGGCTTCACATATTTCATCTACAGCCCTATTGGTATAAGCAATAAATAAAATATTTCTAGTTGAGTCTGTTTTATGAAGGATATGGGCAAGGTTTTTTAGCATTCTAGAGGTTTTGCCAGTACCTGGAGGGCCTACAACTAAGCAATAATCCTCTGTAGATATTGCTTTTGAAAGTGTGTTTAACTCAGTTTGATTTAAGTTTTTATCCTGAGCCAAATCAAGAACTTCTGAATGTGTATACATTTTATCAGGATAAGTAGGAGGCTTTAATCCCAACAGAATGTCTTTCTTTCCTTTATTTTCCCAAGTAATAAAATTGAAAATTCCTCTATACATCGCATTGAAAGAAGCTTCCATAAAATCTCCTTCCAAAGCCCATTTTGTATCCGTATCAAAAATTTCAGCATTACGTTGACGATGTCTTAACTGTACGTGAACAGCGTCTTTTGTTATCATTGTGATGGTTCCACGGTTAATCTGCCCTTTGGTTGCCACACTTTCTTTATTGTTTCTTGGATAGATCGTGACGATATCACCGACTCTGAAATTCACAAATGCATTGTCTTCATTCGTTCTCTTAAAAATTAGTTCTGGAGTTGGTTCGTTGACATTATTTTCAATGACTTCTAAATCAAAAAAGATTTTAAAGCTATCTTTCTTTGCATCAAAATCATCTAACCATAAGGAAGCTGTACCCTGAGAAAAGATGGTGTCACCTACCTTTGCTAATTGATGCTCTTTGGCAATAAAGCTACAAAATGAGTATAAATAAGCCCTTTCTAGTTGAGAAGTAGCCTTCATCTTACGGATAAATGTATTCACATCCTCTTTTGTGAACTTAGCGGCAGTAGCAAAAGTCACCTCATTGATTTGTTGTAAAACCTCCCCAACGTCCTTTAAAGTTTCTGATTTAGCAAGAAGAAACTCATTCAATACCATTTCATTACGGGTATATAAAATAGCTTGCTCCATTTTAGTGGTATAAGTATCATACCTTAATGGAGCTTGTAAGGCCTTGGAATAAAAAATAAATGGATAGATAGATTGACGTTCAGCATTAAATGCATCTTGGAGTATCATCTGATACATTAATGTTTGTACGGAATGATTTTTCCATAAGCCAGAATTCCCTAAACCAGCTTGTGGGGCAGTACCAGACTTTAGCTCGACAATTTTATATTCCTTGTTTTTCTGATCGATGTGCAATAAATCTAATCGGCCTTGTAACCCATATTTTGGAGAATAAAATGATGGTTCGATGACACACCCTTCTCTTACAATATTCTGCTGAATGAAGTTATCATTAACAGTATGAAGGATATTTTTGAATTGAAACTCTGCATCTCGCATAAATCCCGTAAATCCTTCTTTCGTTTGTAAATCGGGTAAAGTGATATAATCTAGAGGATTTGATTTAAAAGTTTTGGTAAAAACATCTAAGAAATTTAGTTCATCTGTTGATGCAGAATGTATCGCTTCATCTAAAAAAAAGTTGGCAACATTACCCAATAACATGGCTTTGCTTGTATGAGTCGTTGAGAACTTTTTTAGTAGATGCATTAATGGAATACTTTGATGCATATTGAAAGATTCAGCAACAGCAGTTACATCGACAAGGTAATCTGGTTCTAACACAAAATGTGATGGGATTATAGTATCCTCGTCAAGTCTCGATGTAACCAAATGTAACTGGGCGCCTTCCCATAATTTTGAGATAAAAGTAGTGTACACATCATTAACATGGGGAACACCATATTTTACTTTTACGGGAGCCTCATTTTCGATATCATCATCTTCAATACAATGAAGAATTTTATTATCATGATCTATTTTGATTACCTCAACACGAATTTCATCAATATAATTCTCCTTATTCTTCCTAGATTCTTCAATATCAGGAAGGGGAGGAAGTGCTTGATCTAATGCCTCAGGTATATCTTCTTTGTAAATAATTTTAACGGTTTCGGCTATTCCTCTAGCAGCAAAACTCACGTCATGTTTTGTAATCGTTTTTGTAGATTTTCTAGATTGTCTATCATTAATTCTAACCTTTTGTAACCTCCACGTAAGAACATTTGGTAGTTTTAGCTTTTGACCAATGAAAGCAATTCTAGAAAATAAACTAGACAAAAGAATTTTTTCCCCTTTCGTTTCTTCTTTACATAACCATTCTAGTAAATCTTTAATTCTATGGTGCTTTTGTTGGTATGTAAACTGTACATCCTGTAATGTCGAAGAAATATAATTGTAATAATCAGAAGCTTTAAGCATGATTTTTAGATCAAATTAATGTAAAAGGAATTCTCTAGTAAATTTAGGAATACTATACTTTTGTCATTTACTTTCAAAAAATAAACTCTTGTAAAAATAATACAGATAATTGTATTTTTTTTATAGATACATCTTGAGTTTTCATAAAATAGATTAACTTTGCTTAACAATATTGCCCTATCTTGAATCTTTCCTGTCGTTGAACCAAAATCAACTATTAAAAGATGTTTTTTTAAATAGGCAACTACAAACCTATGTGAACTATTTTTAAACATGAAAAAAAATAATCTCTCGAGCCGTAGTTTTTCTTCGGCTATTCTAATTACTTCTTTGATGCTATCTACTTCTTGTGGACCAGAAATTGATGAAATTGTGGTGCCACCAATAGAAGATTATTCCATCGGTATACCAATTCTTAATGGGGGTTTAGGCTTTTCTGATTTACTAACAGAAGAGCAAATGGAAGATGTGACTATTAATGGAGACACCATGTCTTTTAGTTTTGCGGATACTTTAGAAATCGCAACAACTGAAGATCTTGTTCAAGCTTTCGGAAGTAGTAGTACTGACGACTTTTTTAGTGTGGACTTTCCAGATCCGATTGACGGATTAGGAGGAAGTGTACCAATTCCTGCAGAAGGTGTTACTTTACAGTTTGCTAAAGACGCAAGCGATTGTACACCGTCAGTTCTTCCTTGTATAGAACTTACCAATGATGTTGCCGATGCGACCGTATCATATATTAGATATATGAGTGGTAACTTGGTGGTTGGTTACAATAGCCTAGGAGTAAATGAAACTTTTAACCTAGTGTTGTCAAATATTACAACATCAACCGGACAGTCTAGTATTTCTGCAACTGGTGTTAACGGTTTAGCTCAAATTGACCTTACTGGGGTTGAATTTGAAATGTCTGAAACACCTACTGTAACAATGAATGTAACTAATTCTTCAGGTACTCCTGTGGCAAGTGGTAATCTTTCTAGAATTACATTTTCTAGCGATAACGAAGCGGATAGAGTAAAACTATTCTTCCCTAACGGTATGGCGGATGCAGGGTTTGATATCCCTATAGAAGATATCGACACAGATTATCTATCAGATATCTTCCCAGAAGGAGCACAGTTGACATTTAGAGATCCAATAATTTCATTCGATTTTGATAATCCTCTAGGTACAGCGGTACAGTTCGATTTATCAGAAGCACAGAATGGAGGTGTTGTAGCGATTGTAGGAAGTGATGAAATACCTGTTTCATTTACAGAGTCAGCTGCAGATACTGGGAATGTAAGTAGTTGTTCTCAGATTATTGATGTTGTTCCTGCAACAGATTTTGAGCAGCCTTCAAATACACTTCGATACATGTGTGATGCAGGAAATATCTTAAGTCAAAGACCTACTATTGTTAGGTTTACGGGTGCAGCAACTTATGAGATCAACAATGGAGACGAAATTTTCTTCTCTAATAATGATAAAGTAACAGCAATTTTCTCTACTAAAATCCCAATCTATATGGGCTTTACAGGTATGAACTTTACAAGTGGTTCAGATCTGGATTTAGATTTTAATTCAGAAATCGAAGAAATTAATACAGCTGTATTACGTTCACAAGTAAACAATGGGATTCCAATCGATGGTACATTGAAATTTGTCATGAAGGAATCTGAATTCGGTATTGCAACGGATTCAATCATTGTAAATGGTGGAGTAGAAGGTGCAAACCTTATTCAATCAGCTGAAGTAAATAGTGATGGTGTAGTGATTGGTGAATCTGAACAATACCTCGAAACGCCTTTGAATGAAGGACAAGTTCGAGCACTATTGAATGCAGGTTATTTGGATATTTCATTTGGATTGAAAGCAGATGCTAATCCAGATACTGAAGTACCGGAGCCAGTTTTTATTTCAAATTCACAATCTATGGATATCAAGATGGGGATGCTACTTAACGGTACTATCAATTTTGAATCTGATAATTAATCCCATCTTTTTAAAACTACACTAG from Flammeovirga agarivorans harbors:
- a CDS encoding AAA domain-containing protein — encoded protein: MLKASDYYNYISSTLQDVQFTYQQKHHRIKDLLEWLCKEETKGEKILLSSLFSRIAFIGQKLKLPNVLTWRLQKVRINDRQSRKSTKTITKHDVSFAARGIAETVKIIYKEDIPEALDQALPPLPDIEESRKNKENYIDEIRVEVIKIDHDNKILHCIEDDDIENEAPVKVKYGVPHVNDVYTTFISKLWEGAQLHLVTSRLDEDTIIPSHFVLEPDYLVDVTAVAESFNMHQSIPLMHLLKKFSTTHTSKAMLLGNVANFFLDEAIHSASTDELNFLDVFTKTFKSNPLDYITLPDLQTKEGFTGFMRDAEFQFKNILHTVNDNFIQQNIVREGCVIEPSFYSPKYGLQGRLDLLHIDQKNKEYKIVELKSGTAPQAGLGNSGLWKNHSVQTLMYQMILQDAFNAERQSIYPFIFYSKALQAPLRYDTYTTKMEQAILYTRNEMVLNEFLLAKSETLKDVGEVLQQINEVTFATAAKFTKEDVNTFIRKMKATSQLERAYLYSFCSFIAKEHQLAKVGDTIFSQGTASLWLDDFDAKKDSFKIFFDLEVIENNVNEPTPELIFKRTNEDNAFVNFRVGDIVTIYPRNNKESVATKGQINRGTITMITKDAVHVQLRHRQRNAEIFDTDTKWALEGDFMEASFNAMYRGIFNFITWENKGKKDILLGLKPPTYPDKMYTHSEVLDLAQDKNLNQTELNTLSKAISTEDYCLVVGPPGTGKTSRMLKNLAHILHKTDSTRNILFIAYTNRAVDEICEALDEAIETPLEDGRKFLRIGSEHSCSPQWRNSLLNKMAEESNNRNSLKKGIDQHRIFVTTLASIAGRSSLFSLKQFDMAVIDEASQILEPQLMELLTKVNRFVLIGDQKQLPAITQQDPSLSEIKYDKLKDIHLRDRRTAYFERIYSLCQENKWDWAYDRLRNQGRMHQVLGNFANEHFYQGNLTTVPLPWQSDEMVWELKEKYTPLEKLLCENRLLFFPTAQLGSETSDKINMEEARKIAKVAAATKKRYLEQKGYFDIDKTLGIIAPYRNQIAAIRQALEEEGMKEANTLSIDTVERYQGSQREVILISFCANTPFQMQSMLSMTEDGSVDRKLNVAITRAKQQMFFFGSPSILSRSYIHQNLMDWVREQKGWIENDKELF
- a CDS encoding RrF2 family transcriptional regulator, yielding MMLSKACTYGIRALILVTQKSNIGNKIGGKDVAKLTDMPEQFVLKILQQLSKKELIESVKGPRGGFYMKEEQQEVTLYQVVNAIDGDQLMTSCGLGFEECSDLKPCPLHSKYKSIKTELVKMLHNTTIKEMSDDVLEGNSFLKNIIKD
- a CDS encoding PepSY-associated TM helix domain-containing protein, whose translation is MKKLYSFFKKWHKYIGIGISIILIWMSISGILLNHSNWIANYGVPTNWLPEDYVLKNWNRGGINDAIFVNENHIFLGGKFGIWESKDGGKTFHSAMNNGFTTAPYYLKTNDLLFDKKHNILYAATFEGVYKLDLSNNLWTEIKTPESTLQQFVKLIVVEDTLYAFSQSHLYTTLLASSKSLSPKHLLKDKRETMDLIQYTFALHSGWLWGFGGRVFYDILSAILIFLSISALYITFRKKRKPTDKTAKKKVNQRMGWMIKNHTVIGVYTSLFLLVIGGTGFFMRPPALVALVDGKVPVSLVPNYLLENPWYHSIRNATYNAENDEFILDTTEGIYKGKRSLEKPFVKTEWAVNIFVMGATVFESLPNHHYLIGSFYGLFDYKEGDNYSYDLLYGNKTPHYQTMKRPSDFMVMSAFTSPNGIQYISTFQQGLLTLNTPNEDSFFPMPKELLDGYKMPLWNYMFELHNGRLFSFILGKVGILFIPIVSLFFIFIIISGVYEYAYRKRKKLKSLYTKRPTSKRK
- a CDS encoding bifunctional folylpolyglutamate synthase/dihydrofolate synthase, which encodes MTYQETLDFLFAQLPMFQREGKSAFKKDLTNTIALCKALGHPEKKFKSIHVAGTNGKGSSSHLTASILQESGLKVGLYTSPHLKSFTERIRINGLNISEQKVIDFVEEIKPIIEEVQPSFFELTVAMAFDHFAKENVDVAVIEVGLGGRLDSTNVISPEACLITNIGLDHMDMLGTTLRQISKEKAGIIKSETPVVISQKQVETSPIFLEVAQEKNAPLIFAENHFSWDVNNLLKDGKEYLHDVEIGVKGNYQRHNVIGVIALMKVLNDHQLFKVTSDQISLGLKKVVENTGLKGRWQILQQSPKVITDVGHNEDGWKFVLGQIAEETFEKLHIVLGVVKEKDLPNMLSKLPSNAYYYYCKPNVPRGLEAKILEEEAKKLGLEGIRVDDVNQAIVKAKDQANANDLIFIGGSTFVVAEVNEL
- a CDS encoding DUF4251 domain-containing protein gives rise to the protein MKNNITHRQIILFIAMILSFSFASNAYTFQEDTTLTKKELKALKKEQKKKAKEQKKAERQALEEIAHNAAVVAIDSQSFVLEANQLYDRRGRTVNVQSNINFLKVEGDVGVLQIGSAYLIGWNGVGGITVDGRISDWKVEKDEKTGRTKVSFNIMGTTLTARVIYDLDGSGNFCNATINGVFSAGQLKMRGVLVPNNQSRTYEGMIRY